The following is a genomic window from Marinococcus sp. PL1-022.
ATTCGAGCCATGCTTTTTCTTTTTCCAGATCCCAGTGGCCTGCGCCTTCGTAATTACTTACCGCAAGAGCAAACCACAGGCCGGCCGCCACTCCTTCTCCGTGCGTGATACGTCCGTAGCCCATTTCTTTCTCCAGGGCATGCCCAAGTGTGTGCCCCAGATTCAAAAAGGCCCGCACACCCTGCTCGCGTTCATCCTCTTCGACAATACGCGCTTTGACTTCAATCGACCGTTTAATCCAGGAAGCTACTTCGGGCGACTTCATATCCTCCACGCTCTGCACGCGGGCTTTTAAATCCTGCAAAAAGACCTCTCCGTCAAGGTAGGCGTGCTTGATCATTTCGGCAAAGCCGGAGCGCCACTCGGCGTCGGGCAGGGTGTGCAGTGTCTGCGTGTCATATATGACAGCCAGAGGCGGATGGAAGGCACCGGCCAGGTTTTTGCCTGCACGCAGGTTAATGCCCGTTTTCCCTCCTACGCTGCTGTCCTGGGCAAGAAGAGTGGTCGGCAGCTGAATATAGTCTACTCCCCTCATGTATCCGGCAGCTGCGAACCCGGTCAAATCACCGGCCACACCCCCGCCGAGCGCCACAAATACCGACTTTCTGTCCATTTCGCTTTCCGCTGCGAACTCCCACAGCCGGGAAAGCTCCTCCGCCGATTTGGACTGCTCACCTGACGGCATCACATAGGTGCTCACAGGCAGAAGCCGGGCCAGCTGGCTTTCTGTTTCTTCCCGGTAGAGGGCCTCCACCACCTCGTCCACGACGAGCAGGAAACGGCTGCTGTCTGCTGTTATCTCCTTTAAAACGTCTGCAAGCTGATAGCGGAGCCCTCCCCCGATTATTACCGGGTAGCTTCTTTTCTCCGCCTGTATCTGTACAGTTTCCATCGGTTAAAAATCCTTCGCTTCCTGT
Proteins encoded in this region:
- the aroB gene encoding 3-dehydroquinate synthase — protein: METVQIQAEKRSYPVIIGGGLRYQLADVLKEITADSSRFLLVVDEVVEALYREETESQLARLLPVSTYVMPSGEQSKSAEELSRLWEFAAESEMDRKSVFVALGGGVAGDLTGFAAAGYMRGVDYIQLPTTLLAQDSSVGGKTGINLRAGKNLAGAFHPPLAVIYDTQTLHTLPDAEWRSGFAEMIKHAYLDGEVFLQDLKARVQSVEDMKSPEVASWIKRSIEVKARIVEEDEREQGVRAFLNLGHTLGHALEKEMGYGRITHGEGVAAGLWFALAVSNYEGAGHWDLEKEKAWLESLGYPVDAPGGLSADTLVEAMKRDKKASYGDIHYVLLEKPGKPLTAKVEENTIRQLLDRYYK